From Dethiosulfovibrio salsuginis, the proteins below share one genomic window:
- a CDS encoding ABC transporter ATP-binding protein, with protein sequence MTPLLETSNLRKDFKSDHGEVFCALDGVDFKVFDKEFVCLLGPSGCGKSTWLRIVAGLEVATSGSVLYKGSPVKGPGRERGMVFQEYSLLPWRSVVDNVALGPEFNGMRFEDRRELAMDYLARVGLEKFAEAIYLADRIVVMSAHPGRVVETIDVPFDRPRSRSCKGFGEMTERVFELLEGVQV encoded by the coding sequence ATGACTCCCCTTCTTGAGACGTCGAACCTGAGGAAGGACTTCAAGTCCGATCACGGGGAGGTCTTCTGTGCCCTGGACGGGGTGGACTTCAAGGTGTTCGACAAAGAGTTCGTCTGTCTCCTGGGCCCATCGGGATGCGGCAAATCGACCTGGCTCAGGATAGTGGCGGGCCTTGAGGTCGCCACATCCGGCTCGGTGCTCTACAAGGGAAGCCCTGTAAAAGGCCCTGGCCGTGAGAGAGGCATGGTCTTTCAGGAATATTCCCTTCTGCCCTGGAGGTCCGTCGTGGATAATGTGGCTCTAGGCCCCGAGTTCAACGGTATGAGGTTCGAGGATCGAAGGGAGCTCGCCATGGACTATCTGGCCCGGGTCGGCCTGGAGAAGTTCGCCGAGGCCATATACCTTGCGGACAGGATAGTGGTGATGTCCGCCCACCCCGGTAGGGTCGTGGAGACCATCGACGTCCCCTTCGACAGGCCAAGAAGCCGCTCCTGCAAGGGCTTCGGCGAGATGACCGAGAGGGTCTTTGAGCTTTTAGAGGGAGTTCAGGTCTAG